From the genome of Aricia agestis chromosome 9, ilAriAges1.1, whole genome shotgun sequence, one region includes:
- the LOC121730121 gene encoding myocyte-specific enhancer factor 2 isoform X3, whose product MGRKKIQISRITDERNRQVTFNKRKFGVMKKAYELSVLCDCEIALIIFSSNNKLYQYASTDMDKVLLKYTEYNEPHESLTNRNIIEALTKKEHKNGVMSPDSPEAEPEYNLTPRTEAKYSKIDEEFQMMMQRNQQLNGSRVGVGVTGSNYNLPVSVPVGSYDQSLLQASPQMHTSISPRPSSSETDSVYPSGGMLEMSNGYPGSGSPLDGGCTPSPSPGPAPSPHRHKHHPPPSPRHNNLRVVIPSNMPPPQDDLSYTGETPLSYSGLGNFGPQDFSMNSDIGIGLSWGAHQLQTLQHNSSSLPVLGTPPPAASPGNVKIKAEPVSPPRDLHRPPAPAHLPPHIDGSVTSSNMGSPGQDMRHGPLDYEQPHSKRPRIEGWAT is encoded by the exons ATGGGTCGgaagaaaatacaaatatcacGGATCACGGATGAACGGAATCGGCAG GTGACCTTCAACAAACGGAAATTCGGTGTGATGAAGAAGGCGTACGAGTTGAGCGTACTGTGCGACTGCGAGATCGCCCTGATCATCTTCAGCTCAAACAACAAACTATACCAATATGCTAGCACGGATATGGACAAG GTACTACTGAAGTATACGGAATACAATGAGCCGCACGAATCGCTGACGAATCGGAACATCATCGAG GCACTCACGAAGAAAGAGCATAAGAACGGAGTGATGTCGCCGGACAGTCCCGAAGCGGAGCCCGAGTACAATCTCACACCACGGACCGAGGCCAAATATTCCAAGATCGACGAGGAATTCCAGATGATGATGCAAAGGAACCAGCAGCTGAACGGAAGTAGAGTGGGAGTTGGCGTTACCGGAAGCAACTATAACCTGCCAGTGAGCGTGCCAGTGGGGAGCTATGACCAGTCTCTGCTGCAGGCCAGCCCACAGATGCACACCTCTATCAGTCCACGGCCCTCGTCTTCGGAAACCGATTCTG TATACCCAAGCGGCGGAATGCTCGAGATGTCAAACGGCTACCCTGGGTCCGGGTCCCCGCTGGACGGGGGCTGCACCCCGTCCCCGTCCCCCGGGCCAGCCCCCTCCCCGCACCGCCACAAGCACCACCCCCCGCCGTCGCCCCGCCACAACAACCTGCGAGTCGTCATACCCAGCAACATGCCGCCGCCTCAGGACGATCTGTCTTATACGGGAGAG ACACCACTAAGCTACTCAGGACTCGGCAATTTCGGACCACAGGACTTCAGTATGAACTCGGACATCGGCATAGGACTATCATGGGGAGCGCATCAGCTGCAGACACTACAGCACAACAG TAGCAGCCTGCCGGTGTTGGGCACGCCGCCGCCGGCCGCGTCGCCGGGCAACGTCAAGATCAAGGCGGAGCCCGTGTCCCCTCCCCGCGACCTGCAccgcccgcccgcgcccgcaCACCTGCCGCCGCATATCGATG GTTCAGTGACATCGAGCAATATGGGCTCGCCGGGACAGGACATGCGGCACGGGCCGCTGGACTACGAGCAGCCGCACTCCAAGCGGCCGCGGATCGAGGGCTGGGCCACATAG
- the LOC121730121 gene encoding myocyte-specific enhancer factor 2 isoform X1 has protein sequence MGRKKIQISRITDERNRQVTFNKRKFGVMKKAYELSVLCDCEIALIIFSSNNKLYQYASTDMDKVLLKYTEYNEPHESLTNRNIIEALTKKEHKNGVMSPDSPEAEPEYNLTPRTEAKYSKIDEEFQMMMQRNQQLNGSRVGVGVTGSNYNLPVSVPVGSYDQSLLQASPQMHTSISPRPSSSETDSVYPSGGMLEMSNGYPGSGSPLDGGCTPSPSPGPAPSPHRHKHHPPPSPRHNNLRVVIPSNMPPPQDDLSYTGETPLSYSGLGNFGPQDFSMNSDIGIGLSWGAHQLQTLQHNRYISSLPVLGTPPPAASPGNVKIKAEPVSPPRDLHRPPAPAHLPPHIDGSVTSSNMGSPGQDMRHGPLDYEQPHSKRPRIEGWAT, from the exons ATGGGTCGgaagaaaatacaaatatcacGGATCACGGATGAACGGAATCGGCAG GTGACCTTCAACAAACGGAAATTCGGTGTGATGAAGAAGGCGTACGAGTTGAGCGTACTGTGCGACTGCGAGATCGCCCTGATCATCTTCAGCTCAAACAACAAACTATACCAATATGCTAGCACGGATATGGACAAG GTACTACTGAAGTATACGGAATACAATGAGCCGCACGAATCGCTGACGAATCGGAACATCATCGAG GCACTCACGAAGAAAGAGCATAAGAACGGAGTGATGTCGCCGGACAGTCCCGAAGCGGAGCCCGAGTACAATCTCACACCACGGACCGAGGCCAAATATTCCAAGATCGACGAGGAATTCCAGATGATGATGCAAAGGAACCAGCAGCTGAACGGAAGTAGAGTGGGAGTTGGCGTTACCGGAAGCAACTATAACCTGCCAGTGAGCGTGCCAGTGGGGAGCTATGACCAGTCTCTGCTGCAGGCCAGCCCACAGATGCACACCTCTATCAGTCCACGGCCCTCGTCTTCGGAAACCGATTCTG TATACCCAAGCGGCGGAATGCTCGAGATGTCAAACGGCTACCCTGGGTCCGGGTCCCCGCTGGACGGGGGCTGCACCCCGTCCCCGTCCCCCGGGCCAGCCCCCTCCCCGCACCGCCACAAGCACCACCCCCCGCCGTCGCCCCGCCACAACAACCTGCGAGTCGTCATACCCAGCAACATGCCGCCGCCTCAGGACGATCTGTCTTATACGGGAGAG ACACCACTAAGCTACTCAGGACTCGGCAATTTCGGACCACAGGACTTCAGTATGAACTCGGACATCGGCATAGGACTATCATGGGGAGCGCATCAGCTGCAGACACTACAGCACAACAGGTACAT TAGCAGCCTGCCGGTGTTGGGCACGCCGCCGCCGGCCGCGTCGCCGGGCAACGTCAAGATCAAGGCGGAGCCCGTGTCCCCTCCCCGCGACCTGCAccgcccgcccgcgcccgcaCACCTGCCGCCGCATATCGATG GTTCAGTGACATCGAGCAATATGGGCTCGCCGGGACAGGACATGCGGCACGGGCCGCTGGACTACGAGCAGCCGCACTCCAAGCGGCCGCGGATCGAGGGCTGGGCCACATAG
- the LOC121730121 gene encoding myocyte-specific enhancer factor 2 isoform X4 encodes MGRKKIQISRITDERNRQVTFNKRKFGVMKKAYELSVLCDCEIALIIFSSNNKLYQYASTDMDKVLLKYTEYNEPHESLTNRNIIEALTKKEHKNGVMSPDSPEAEPEYNLTPRTEAKYSKIDEEFQMMMQRNQQLNGSRVGVGVTGSNYNLPVSVPVGSYDQSLLQASPQMHTSISPRPSSSETDSVYPSGGMLEMSNGYPGSGSPLDGGCTPSPSPGPAPSPHRHKHHPPPSPRHNNLRVVIPSNMPPPQDDLSYTGETPLSYSGLGNFGPQDFSMNSDIGIGLSWGAHQLQTLQHNSSLPVLGTPPPAASPGNVKIKAEPVSPPRDLHRPPAPAHLPPHIDGSVTSSNMGSPGQDMRHGPLDYEQPHSKRPRIEGWAT; translated from the exons ATGGGTCGgaagaaaatacaaatatcacGGATCACGGATGAACGGAATCGGCAG GTGACCTTCAACAAACGGAAATTCGGTGTGATGAAGAAGGCGTACGAGTTGAGCGTACTGTGCGACTGCGAGATCGCCCTGATCATCTTCAGCTCAAACAACAAACTATACCAATATGCTAGCACGGATATGGACAAG GTACTACTGAAGTATACGGAATACAATGAGCCGCACGAATCGCTGACGAATCGGAACATCATCGAG GCACTCACGAAGAAAGAGCATAAGAACGGAGTGATGTCGCCGGACAGTCCCGAAGCGGAGCCCGAGTACAATCTCACACCACGGACCGAGGCCAAATATTCCAAGATCGACGAGGAATTCCAGATGATGATGCAAAGGAACCAGCAGCTGAACGGAAGTAGAGTGGGAGTTGGCGTTACCGGAAGCAACTATAACCTGCCAGTGAGCGTGCCAGTGGGGAGCTATGACCAGTCTCTGCTGCAGGCCAGCCCACAGATGCACACCTCTATCAGTCCACGGCCCTCGTCTTCGGAAACCGATTCTG TATACCCAAGCGGCGGAATGCTCGAGATGTCAAACGGCTACCCTGGGTCCGGGTCCCCGCTGGACGGGGGCTGCACCCCGTCCCCGTCCCCCGGGCCAGCCCCCTCCCCGCACCGCCACAAGCACCACCCCCCGCCGTCGCCCCGCCACAACAACCTGCGAGTCGTCATACCCAGCAACATGCCGCCGCCTCAGGACGATCTGTCTTATACGGGAGAG ACACCACTAAGCTACTCAGGACTCGGCAATTTCGGACCACAGGACTTCAGTATGAACTCGGACATCGGCATAGGACTATCATGGGGAGCGCATCAGCTGCAGACACTACAGCACAACAG CAGCCTGCCGGTGTTGGGCACGCCGCCGCCGGCCGCGTCGCCGGGCAACGTCAAGATCAAGGCGGAGCCCGTGTCCCCTCCCCGCGACCTGCAccgcccgcccgcgcccgcaCACCTGCCGCCGCATATCGATG GTTCAGTGACATCGAGCAATATGGGCTCGCCGGGACAGGACATGCGGCACGGGCCGCTGGACTACGAGCAGCCGCACTCCAAGCGGCCGCGGATCGAGGGCTGGGCCACATAG
- the LOC121730121 gene encoding myocyte-specific enhancer factor 2 isoform X5, with the protein MGRKKIQISRITDERNRQVTFNKRKFGVMKKAYELSVLCDCEIALIIFSSNNKLYQYASTDMDKVLLKYTEYNEPHESLTNRNIIEKEHKNGVMSPDSPEAEPEYNLTPRTEAKYSKIDEEFQMMMQRNQQLNGSRVGVGVTGSNYNLPVSVPVGSYDQSLLQASPQMHTSISPRPSSSETDSVYPSGGMLEMSNGYPGSGSPLDGGCTPSPSPGPAPSPHRHKHHPPPSPRHNNLRVVIPSNMPPPQDDLSYTGETPLSYSGLGNFGPQDFSMNSDIGIGLSWGAHQLQTLQHNRYISSLPVLGTPPPAASPGNVKIKAEPVSPPRDLHRPPAPAHLPPHIDGSVTSSNMGSPGQDMRHGPLDYEQPHSKRPRIEGWAT; encoded by the exons ATGGGTCGgaagaaaatacaaatatcacGGATCACGGATGAACGGAATCGGCAG GTGACCTTCAACAAACGGAAATTCGGTGTGATGAAGAAGGCGTACGAGTTGAGCGTACTGTGCGACTGCGAGATCGCCCTGATCATCTTCAGCTCAAACAACAAACTATACCAATATGCTAGCACGGATATGGACAAG GTACTACTGAAGTATACGGAATACAATGAGCCGCACGAATCGCTGACGAATCGGAACATCATCGAG AAAGAGCATAAGAACGGAGTGATGTCGCCGGACAGTCCCGAAGCGGAGCCCGAGTACAATCTCACACCACGGACCGAGGCCAAATATTCCAAGATCGACGAGGAATTCCAGATGATGATGCAAAGGAACCAGCAGCTGAACGGAAGTAGAGTGGGAGTTGGCGTTACCGGAAGCAACTATAACCTGCCAGTGAGCGTGCCAGTGGGGAGCTATGACCAGTCTCTGCTGCAGGCCAGCCCACAGATGCACACCTCTATCAGTCCACGGCCCTCGTCTTCGGAAACCGATTCTG TATACCCAAGCGGCGGAATGCTCGAGATGTCAAACGGCTACCCTGGGTCCGGGTCCCCGCTGGACGGGGGCTGCACCCCGTCCCCGTCCCCCGGGCCAGCCCCCTCCCCGCACCGCCACAAGCACCACCCCCCGCCGTCGCCCCGCCACAACAACCTGCGAGTCGTCATACCCAGCAACATGCCGCCGCCTCAGGACGATCTGTCTTATACGGGAGAG ACACCACTAAGCTACTCAGGACTCGGCAATTTCGGACCACAGGACTTCAGTATGAACTCGGACATCGGCATAGGACTATCATGGGGAGCGCATCAGCTGCAGACACTACAGCACAACAGGTACAT TAGCAGCCTGCCGGTGTTGGGCACGCCGCCGCCGGCCGCGTCGCCGGGCAACGTCAAGATCAAGGCGGAGCCCGTGTCCCCTCCCCGCGACCTGCAccgcccgcccgcgcccgcaCACCTGCCGCCGCATATCGATG GTTCAGTGACATCGAGCAATATGGGCTCGCCGGGACAGGACATGCGGCACGGGCCGCTGGACTACGAGCAGCCGCACTCCAAGCGGCCGCGGATCGAGGGCTGGGCCACATAG
- the LOC121730121 gene encoding myocyte-specific enhancer factor 2 isoform X2, producing MGRKKIQISRITDERNRQVTFNKRKFGVMKKAYELSVLCDCEIALIIFSSNNKLYQYASTDMDKVLLKYTEYNEPHESLTNRNIIEALTKKEHKNGVMSPDSPEAEPEYNLTPRTEAKYSKIDEEFQMMMQRNQQLNGSRVGVGVTGSNYNLPVSVPVGSYDQSLLQASPQMHTSISPRPSSSETDSVYPSGGMLEMSNGYPGSGSPLDGGCTPSPSPGPAPSPHRHKHHPPPSPRHNNLRVVIPSNMPPPQDDLSYTGETPLSYSGLGNFGPQDFSMNSDIGIGLSWGAHQLQTLQHNRYISLPVLGTPPPAASPGNVKIKAEPVSPPRDLHRPPAPAHLPPHIDGSVTSSNMGSPGQDMRHGPLDYEQPHSKRPRIEGWAT from the exons ATGGGTCGgaagaaaatacaaatatcacGGATCACGGATGAACGGAATCGGCAG GTGACCTTCAACAAACGGAAATTCGGTGTGATGAAGAAGGCGTACGAGTTGAGCGTACTGTGCGACTGCGAGATCGCCCTGATCATCTTCAGCTCAAACAACAAACTATACCAATATGCTAGCACGGATATGGACAAG GTACTACTGAAGTATACGGAATACAATGAGCCGCACGAATCGCTGACGAATCGGAACATCATCGAG GCACTCACGAAGAAAGAGCATAAGAACGGAGTGATGTCGCCGGACAGTCCCGAAGCGGAGCCCGAGTACAATCTCACACCACGGACCGAGGCCAAATATTCCAAGATCGACGAGGAATTCCAGATGATGATGCAAAGGAACCAGCAGCTGAACGGAAGTAGAGTGGGAGTTGGCGTTACCGGAAGCAACTATAACCTGCCAGTGAGCGTGCCAGTGGGGAGCTATGACCAGTCTCTGCTGCAGGCCAGCCCACAGATGCACACCTCTATCAGTCCACGGCCCTCGTCTTCGGAAACCGATTCTG TATACCCAAGCGGCGGAATGCTCGAGATGTCAAACGGCTACCCTGGGTCCGGGTCCCCGCTGGACGGGGGCTGCACCCCGTCCCCGTCCCCCGGGCCAGCCCCCTCCCCGCACCGCCACAAGCACCACCCCCCGCCGTCGCCCCGCCACAACAACCTGCGAGTCGTCATACCCAGCAACATGCCGCCGCCTCAGGACGATCTGTCTTATACGGGAGAG ACACCACTAAGCTACTCAGGACTCGGCAATTTCGGACCACAGGACTTCAGTATGAACTCGGACATCGGCATAGGACTATCATGGGGAGCGCATCAGCTGCAGACACTACAGCACAACAGGTACAT CAGCCTGCCGGTGTTGGGCACGCCGCCGCCGGCCGCGTCGCCGGGCAACGTCAAGATCAAGGCGGAGCCCGTGTCCCCTCCCCGCGACCTGCAccgcccgcccgcgcccgcaCACCTGCCGCCGCATATCGATG GTTCAGTGACATCGAGCAATATGGGCTCGCCGGGACAGGACATGCGGCACGGGCCGCTGGACTACGAGCAGCCGCACTCCAAGCGGCCGCGGATCGAGGGCTGGGCCACATAG